The following are encoded together in the Syngnathus scovelli strain Florida chromosome 12, RoL_Ssco_1.2, whole genome shotgun sequence genome:
- the il22ra2 gene encoding interleukin-22 receptor subunit alpha-2, with product MFKKHLVILHMDFCKNTWPVVYKLRTERGSGWLLKVGGCRFRLTVGKMNRVLIGGLLLLNIATVAVSKVLPAPAHVKFDSVDFKNVLHWMPPANCSNLRYNVQWKIYGDAQWRDVDSCQGVRESHCDLSGVMSDLQEWYYARVRASSSSSSLNNSAWILSPRFSPRWDTKISAPLLRLNVSEQGIVVHVRTPQPLAKKMQKSRLHVTLVYVVYLLNEAGKEEMFELLCCSRKFVMSKVEHKTKYCFQAQSVAELQGHRSARGPKKCITTT from the exons ATGTTTAAAAAGCACTTAGTCATTCTTCACATGGATTTCTGTAAAAACACGTGGCCAGTGGTCTATAAGTTGAGAACAGAAAGAGGAAGTGGGTGGCTGTTAAAGGTTGGAGGCTGCAGGTTCCGTCTGACAGTTGGCAAAATGAACCGTGTGCTGATTGGAGGCCTGCTGCTGCTCAACATCGCCACAGTGGCAG TGTCTAAAGTGTTGCCGGCTCCTGCACATGTCAAGTTTGACTCTGTGGACTTTAAGAATGTCCTTCACTGGATGCCGCCCGCCAACTGCAGCAACTTGCGCTACAATGTCCAGTGGAAGAT TTATGGCGATGCTCAGTGGCGGGATGTGGACAGCTGCCAGGGCGTCCGCGAGAGCCACTGTGACCTCAGCGGGGTCATGTCGGACCTCCAAGAGTGGTACTATGCAAGGGTGAGAGCatcttcctcatcctcatcgtTGAACAACTCAGCCTGGATCCTCTCCCCGAGATTCAGCCCCCGATGGGACA CCAAAATTAGTGCACCGCTGCTAAGGCTGAACGTCAGCGAGCAAGGCATCGTGGTGCACGTGAGGACCCCCCAGCCCTTGGCCAAGAAGATGCAAAAGAGTCGCCTTCATGTCACTCTCGTCTATGTCGTCTACCTCCTCAATGAAGCGGGCAAGGAG GAGATGTTTGAACTGCTTTGCTGCTCGAGGAAATTTGTGATGAGCAAAGTGGAGCACAAGACGAAATATTGCTTCCAGGCTCAGAGCGTCGCAGAGCTGCAGGGACACCGCAGCGCCCGCGGTCCCAAAAAGTGCATCACCACCACATGA